A part of Agromyces protaetiae genomic DNA contains:
- a CDS encoding amidase domain-containing protein: MSPEHRLPSLSPAVRRRRRLLAAGVAGAIVVGGGATWAALAVGAGHDDRRSSESREVSGADEPADSTSGASRSADGTSPSKAQLAIDESLPADVVAQLEYARANWRSTSNDRFGYLDDNDCVNFASQTLLARGWTEDDDWWFDADGDPYASSDAWVSSTAFRDYLEAHPERATALTDAQRDQVKPGDIVQFDWDDSGDRDHTGIVTAVDRDPDGTVRVSYAGHTDATWDRSVDYAITEVHPGGVAYYWSIQG, translated from the coding sequence ATGTCTCCCGAGCACCGCCTCCCTTCGCTCTCCCCCGCCGTCCGCCGTCGCCGGCGGCTCCTCGCCGCGGGCGTCGCGGGCGCGATCGTCGTCGGAGGCGGCGCGACGTGGGCCGCGCTCGCGGTCGGCGCCGGCCACGACGACCGCCGCAGCAGCGAGTCGCGCGAGGTATCCGGCGCCGACGAACCGGCCGACTCGACGTCAGGCGCCTCCCGCTCGGCCGACGGCACCTCGCCGTCGAAAGCGCAGCTCGCGATCGACGAGTCGCTGCCCGCCGACGTCGTCGCCCAGCTCGAGTACGCGCGAGCGAACTGGCGGTCGACGTCGAACGACCGGTTCGGATACCTCGACGACAACGACTGCGTGAACTTCGCGAGCCAGACGCTGCTGGCGCGGGGCTGGACCGAAGACGACGACTGGTGGTTCGACGCCGACGGCGACCCCTACGCATCGTCCGACGCGTGGGTGAGCTCGACGGCGTTCCGCGACTACCTCGAGGCGCACCCCGAGCGCGCGACCGCCCTCACCGACGCCCAGCGAGACCAGGTGAAGCCCGGCGACATCGTCCAGTTCGACTGGGACGACTCGGGCGACCGCGACCACACGGGCATCGTGACGGCCGTCGACCGCGACCCCGACGGCACCGTGCGCGTCTCCTACGCGGGACACACCGACGCCACGTGGGACCGCTCGGTCGACTACGCGATCACCGAGGTCCACCCCGGCGGCGTCGCGTACTACTGGAGCATCCAGGGCTGA
- a CDS encoding SIP domain-containing protein, which translates to MLCFPPTRRPAADDDLPPRRHLVIAADLGDLHEIRRILAAAPDDVSGLVAIETDRWMPAPSIAAPEGVAIRWFFHGRAAGPHGSSVVRAADAWLDEWMRADCDEHAEYAIWIGCEGSALAAGFARTIGLELAASAAGAAGTTGVLGEG; encoded by the coding sequence GTGCTCTGCTTCCCGCCGACCCGACGCCCTGCCGCCGACGACGACCTCCCGCCCCGCCGTCACCTCGTGATCGCGGCCGACCTCGGCGACCTGCATGAGATCCGGCGCATCCTCGCGGCCGCGCCCGACGACGTCTCCGGACTCGTCGCGATCGAAACCGACCGGTGGATGCCGGCGCCCTCGATCGCCGCGCCCGAGGGCGTCGCGATCCGCTGGTTCTTCCACGGACGCGCGGCGGGACCGCACGGGTCGTCGGTCGTGCGCGCCGCCGACGCCTGGCTCGACGAGTGGATGCGCGCCGATTGCGACGAGCACGCCGAGTACGCCATCTGGATCGGGTGCGAGGGCAGTGCGCTCGCCGCGGGGTTCGCGCGCACGATCGGCCTCGAGCTCGCCGCGAGCGCCGCGGGCGCCGCGGGCACGACCGGCGTGCTCGGCGAAGGGTAG
- a CDS encoding response regulator transcription factor: MSTEETARRVQPLFKPDGSMVRVLVVDDEASLADLLRMAFRYEGWDVRTAGDGLAAVKAAREFRPDAIVLDIMLPDIDGLDVLARVRADGSEVPVLFLTAKDSLDDRIAGLTAGGDDYVTKPFSLEEVVARVRGLIRRSTLTLAQERDPVLRVGDLTLDEDSYEVTRGGVPIELTATEFELLRFLMRNPRRVLSKAQILDRVWSYDFGGKESVVELYISYLRKKIDQGRAPMIHTVRGAGYVLKAVSG; encoded by the coding sequence ATGAGCACCGAGGAGACCGCCCGCCGCGTCCAGCCCCTGTTCAAGCCCGACGGCTCGATGGTGCGCGTGCTCGTGGTCGACGACGAGGCATCCCTCGCCGACCTTCTGCGCATGGCGTTCCGCTACGAAGGCTGGGACGTCCGCACTGCGGGCGACGGCCTCGCGGCCGTCAAGGCCGCACGCGAGTTCCGCCCCGACGCGATCGTGCTCGACATCATGCTGCCCGACATCGACGGGCTCGACGTGCTCGCGCGCGTGCGCGCCGACGGCTCCGAGGTGCCCGTCCTCTTCCTCACCGCGAAGGACTCCCTCGACGACCGCATCGCGGGCCTCACCGCGGGCGGCGACGACTACGTCACGAAGCCGTTCAGCCTCGAGGAGGTCGTCGCGCGCGTGCGCGGACTCATCCGCCGCTCGACGCTCACGCTCGCGCAGGAGCGCGACCCCGTGCTGCGCGTCGGCGACCTCACCCTCGACGAGGACTCCTACGAGGTGACGCGCGGCGGCGTGCCCATCGAGCTCACGGCGACCGAGTTCGAGCTGCTGCGATTCCTCATGCGGAACCCGCGGCGCGTGCTCTCGAAGGCCCAGATCCTCGACCGCGTGTGGTCGTACGACTTCGGCGGCAAGGAGTCGGTCGTCGAGCTCTACATCTCCTACCTGCGCAAGAAGATCGACCAGGGCCGGGCGCCCATGATCCACACGGTGCGCGGCGCCGGGTACGTGCTCAAAGCGGTGAGCGGATGA
- a CDS encoding ABC transporter ATP-binding protein — protein MYRLENVGKQYTGKRTVTALKNVTLEIPAGQLVAIQGPTGGGKSTLLQMLGALDRPTTGRITLGDHELSHLADGKLAGIRAKEIGFVFQGFNLIPTLTAQENVETALEPLGIPGAERKRRAADALASVGLADRAGHVPGELSGGQQQRVAIARALVKEPHVLLADEPTGALDEETRDEILDLLEGIRRDRGITLVIVTHDSAVARRAERRLHIKNGVVTER, from the coding sequence ATGTACCGACTCGAGAACGTGGGCAAGCAGTACACGGGCAAGCGCACCGTGACCGCACTGAAGAACGTGACCCTCGAGATCCCGGCGGGCCAACTCGTCGCGATCCAGGGCCCGACGGGCGGCGGCAAGTCGACGCTCCTGCAGATGCTCGGTGCGCTCGACCGGCCGACGACGGGGAGGATCACGCTCGGCGACCACGAGCTGTCGCACCTCGCCGACGGGAAGCTCGCGGGCATCCGTGCGAAGGAGATCGGATTCGTCTTCCAGGGGTTCAACCTCATCCCGACGCTCACAGCGCAGGAGAACGTCGAGACGGCCCTCGAGCCGCTCGGCATCCCGGGCGCCGAGCGCAAGCGGCGCGCGGCCGACGCCCTCGCGTCGGTCGGACTCGCCGACCGCGCCGGCCACGTGCCGGGCGAGCTCTCGGGCGGCCAGCAGCAGCGCGTCGCGATCGCCCGCGCGCTCGTCAAGGAGCCGCACGTGCTCCTCGCCGACGAGCCGACGGGCGCCCTCGACGAGGAGACCCGCGACGAGATCCTCGACCTGCTCGAGGGCATCCGCCGCGACCGCGGGATCACGCTCGTCATCGTGACCCACGACAGCGCGGTCGCGCGCCGCGCCGAGCGGCGCCTGCACATCAAGAACGGCGTCGTCACCGAGCGCTGA
- a CDS encoding alpha/beta fold hydrolase produces the protein MTVLLLHGLGNDRNQPLELFSPVLAALGERAGAGGGAGPIVAIDVRAHGSSPIVGEPGDFALARLAAEVAAAARDEVTEASGFAEAAELAPFTVIGISMGAAIGLRIALDGLLPVERAVFVRPAFGDRSLPDNLRAFPVIGQRLLESGPEGVAEFVETSLYRLIEHESPAGGRGLLAQFAAPFAEERAMRLVEIPRNRAFRDDAELAGVSARGTRSLVVGARRDPVHPFALAERWAGGLGATLETAPARDDGLAAQTAVVRDAVGRWLDATA, from the coding sequence ATGACGGTCCTCCTCCTGCACGGGCTCGGCAACGACCGCAACCAGCCGCTCGAACTGTTCAGCCCCGTGCTCGCGGCCCTCGGCGAGCGCGCGGGCGCCGGCGGCGGCGCCGGCCCCATCGTCGCGATCGACGTGCGCGCCCACGGCTCGTCCCCGATCGTCGGCGAGCCCGGCGACTTCGCACTCGCCCGGCTCGCCGCCGAGGTCGCCGCCGCCGCTCGCGACGAAGTGACCGAGGCCTCCGGGTTCGCCGAAGCCGCCGAACTCGCCCCGTTCACCGTCATCGGCATCTCGATGGGTGCCGCGATCGGCCTCCGCATCGCCCTCGACGGGCTGCTGCCCGTCGAGCGCGCCGTGTTCGTCCGCCCGGCGTTCGGCGACCGATCGCTGCCCGACAACCTCCGCGCGTTCCCCGTCATCGGTCAGCGCCTTCTCGAGTCCGGCCCCGAGGGCGTCGCCGAGTTCGTCGAGACCTCGCTCTACCGGCTCATCGAGCACGAGTCGCCGGCGGGCGGGCGGGGGCTGCTCGCCCAGTTCGCCGCGCCGTTCGCCGAGGAGCGTGCGATGCGTCTCGTCGAGATCCCGCGCAACCGCGCGTTCCGCGACGACGCGGAGCTCGCCGGGGTGTCCGCCCGAGGCACCCGCTCGCTCGTCGTCGGCGCGCGACGCGACCCCGTGCACCCGTTCGCGCTCGCCGAGCGCTGGGCGGGCGGGCTCGGCGCGACCCTCGAGACCGCACCCGCGCGCGACGACGGGCTCGCCGCACAGACCGCGGTCGTGCGCGACGCCGTCGGTCGCTGGCTCGACGCGACGGCGTAG
- a CDS encoding RidA family protein: MEIVHVNPPSLHTNPAFSQGVLVKGDHDILYVGGQNGTDSTGAMVPGGVAAQSAQAVRNVLAVLAEAGVDQSAVVRLSIAIVAGESLETAYAGVVPVWGAHPTAIVGAFVAGLARPDALIEVEAVAAVPRR; encoded by the coding sequence ATGGAGATCGTTCACGTCAATCCGCCGTCGCTCCACACGAACCCGGCGTTCAGCCAGGGCGTGCTCGTGAAGGGCGACCACGACATCTTGTACGTCGGAGGCCAGAACGGCACCGACTCGACGGGCGCCATGGTGCCGGGCGGGGTCGCCGCGCAATCCGCCCAAGCGGTGCGCAATGTGCTCGCGGTGCTCGCCGAAGCCGGCGTCGACCAGTCCGCCGTCGTGCGGCTCTCGATCGCGATCGTCGCGGGCGAGTCGCTCGAGACCGCCTATGCGGGTGTCGTGCCCGTGTGGGGTGCGCACCCGACGGCGATCGTCGGGGCGTTCGTCGCCGGTCTCGCGCGGCCCGACGCACTCATCGAGGTCGAAGCGGTCGCAGCGGTGCCGCGCCGGTGA
- a CDS encoding ABC transporter permease → MFITYLRRELAGRRRQTAIIAIGMALAIALVMIVNSVSAGVRDAQASVLESVYGVGTDLTVSQAPTVPGEGGTGGARPQRFEFGSGDGQTTDGSTSIAQSRLVSGFGSPTFDESALATVQGVDGVAAAAATLSLNNISFSGELPDFATRGGGEGGDALQPAPGDGGDQPQGGFDGQGGSAFDVDSFSVLGIDPAGDAVGPLSAVELADGRGLEASDAGQAVAVLDASYATSAELAVGDTLNIGGTDFEIVGTVTSTSADAATASNAYIPLDLAQELSDQAGMISSVYVQATSSDRIAAVQADLEAALPDATVSSQSDLAANVSGSLASASSLVANLGLWLSIAVLAAAFLIAILFTIQGVTRRTREFGTLKAIGWSNGRIVGQVAGESLVQGLIGGAIGLVVGLAGIWAINLIGPTLGGSATSGGFGGRGGFAGGPGGAGDGGGAFTGGGPGGGGGPFGALREAASSTTEVVLNAPVTVSVILIAIGLAVLGGLIAGSIGGWRASRLRPAEALRSVA, encoded by the coding sequence ATGTTCATCACCTATCTCCGCCGCGAACTCGCCGGCAGACGCAGACAGACCGCGATCATCGCGATCGGGATGGCGCTCGCGATCGCGCTCGTCATGATCGTCAACTCCGTCTCGGCGGGGGTGCGCGACGCGCAGGCCTCCGTGCTCGAGTCCGTGTACGGCGTCGGCACCGACCTCACCGTCAGTCAGGCTCCGACCGTCCCGGGCGAAGGCGGCACCGGCGGCGCCCGCCCGCAACGCTTCGAGTTCGGCTCGGGCGACGGCCAGACCACCGACGGGTCGACCTCGATCGCGCAGTCCCGGCTCGTGTCGGGCTTCGGCTCGCCGACCTTCGACGAATCGGCCCTCGCGACCGTGCAAGGCGTCGACGGCGTCGCCGCGGCCGCTGCGACCCTCTCGCTCAACAACATCTCGTTCTCGGGCGAACTGCCCGACTTCGCGACGCGCGGCGGCGGCGAAGGCGGCGACGCGCTGCAGCCCGCACCCGGCGACGGCGGCGACCAGCCCCAGGGCGGCTTCGACGGACAGGGCGGCAGCGCGTTCGACGTCGACAGCTTCAGCGTGCTCGGCATCGACCCGGCCGGCGACGCCGTCGGCCCCCTCTCGGCGGTCGAACTCGCCGACGGGCGCGGGCTCGAGGCATCCGACGCCGGTCAGGCCGTGGCGGTGCTCGACGCCTCCTACGCGACGAGCGCCGAACTCGCCGTCGGCGACACCCTGAACATCGGCGGCACCGACTTCGAGATCGTCGGCACCGTGACCTCGACCTCGGCCGACGCCGCGACCGCGTCGAACGCCTACATCCCCCTCGACCTCGCGCAAGAGCTCAGCGACCAGGCGGGCATGATCTCGAGCGTGTACGTGCAGGCCACGTCGAGCGACCGGATCGCCGCCGTGCAGGCCGACCTCGAAGCGGCACTGCCCGACGCGACGGTCTCTTCGCAGTCGGATCTCGCCGCCAACGTCTCGGGCTCCCTCGCGAGCGCGTCGAGCCTCGTCGCGAACCTCGGCCTGTGGCTCTCGATCGCCGTGCTCGCCGCAGCGTTCCTCATCGCGATCCTCTTCACGATCCAGGGCGTCACGCGCCGCACGCGCGAGTTCGGCACCCTGAAGGCGATCGGCTGGTCGAACGGCCGCATCGTCGGTCAGGTCGCGGGCGAGTCGCTCGTGCAGGGTCTCATCGGCGGCGCGATCGGTCTCGTCGTGGGCCTCGCAGGGATCTGGGCCATCAACCTCATCGGCCCGACCCTCGGCGGCAGCGCGACGAGCGGCGGCTTCGGCGGCCGCGGCGGGTTCGCGGGCGGTCCCGGCGGCGCGGGCGACGGCGGCGGCGCGTTCACCGGCGGCGGACCCGGCGGAGGCGGCGGCCCGTTCGGCGCCCTCCGCGAGGCCGCGAGCTCCACGACCGAGGTCGTGCTCAACGCGCCCGTGACCGTGAGCGTCATCCTGATCGCCATCGGCCTCGCCGTGCTCGGCGGACTGATCGCCGGCTCGATCGGCGGCTGGCGGGCCTCCCGGCTCCGCCCGGCCGAAGCGCTGCGGAGCGTCGCATGA
- a CDS encoding SIP domain-containing protein has product MRKPDPEGPRVLLAGDAADLPAMRQRLGECDPRTAGIVFVEVLSPLQIVRLDGPAGVAVHWLFRERRRGPIALRGEVLVGAVDAWLDEWMRADGGTRIEIWLGARTSSIVNAYARDLEHELAATS; this is encoded by the coding sequence ATGCGCAAGCCCGACCCCGAAGGGCCGCGCGTGCTCCTCGCGGGCGATGCGGCCGACCTCCCCGCGATGCGGCAGCGCCTCGGCGAGTGCGACCCGCGTACGGCGGGCATCGTGTTCGTCGAGGTGCTGAGCCCGCTGCAGATCGTGCGTCTCGACGGGCCGGCGGGCGTCGCCGTGCACTGGCTGTTCCGCGAGCGGAGGCGGGGGCCGATCGCGCTCCGCGGCGAAGTGCTCGTGGGCGCCGTCGACGCCTGGCTCGACGAGTGGATGCGCGCCGACGGCGGCACCCGCATCGAGATCTGGCTCGGCGCCCGCACGTCGAGCATCGTCAACGCCTACGCGCGCGACCTCGAACACGAGCTCGCCGCGACATCCTGA
- a CDS encoding sensor histidine kinase, producing the protein MTRPGDPGHAAAARASATAATEHPDVSSDTPSTGSARRRPPWSLRRRIILLVAGLLVATSAVVGIATVVLFHASSVARLDASLRATASRADIATGPGIPSDPRATVRGFLGVPGQPDGTLGGIFIADQSDAAYIAGGELVAADADARLALGQVPADRLVHTITAGTLGEYRSLAFETVPGVRVALALPLADVAAQTRQLALTVAGVAAGGILIALGAGSLLARRALEPLERVTATAQAVSELPLDRGDVDLDERVPVDDPRTEVGQLGTAFNRMLGHVASALSAREQSERKVRRFVADASHELRTPLASIRGYAELTRLHGGKLPADVVHAISRIESESVRMTELVEDLLLLARLDEGREIVHAPVDLGALAADAVADAQAAGPDHDWSVVLPADPVIVDGDEPRLRQVLANLLANARVHTPEGTRVVLGLTVETGSTGDVARLTVSDDGPGIDPAVRDRLFERFARGDASRSRRAGSTGLGLAIVRAVVEAHDGTVDIESEPGETVFTVTLRLA; encoded by the coding sequence ATGACCCGGCCGGGCGATCCCGGGCACGCGGCGGCCGCGCGCGCGAGCGCGACGGCGGCCACGGAACATCCGGATGTCTCGAGCGACACCCCTTCGACCGGTTCTGCGCGTCGACGCCCGCCCTGGTCGCTCCGGCGACGGATCATCCTGCTCGTCGCGGGACTCCTCGTCGCGACCAGCGCCGTCGTCGGCATCGCGACCGTCGTCCTCTTCCACGCGTCGTCGGTCGCACGGCTCGACGCGAGCCTGCGTGCCACGGCGTCGCGCGCCGACATCGCGACCGGCCCGGGCATCCCGAGCGATCCGCGGGCGACCGTGCGCGGGTTCCTCGGCGTGCCCGGTCAGCCCGACGGCACGCTCGGCGGCATCTTCATCGCCGACCAGTCCGACGCGGCCTACATCGCGGGCGGCGAGCTCGTCGCGGCCGACGCCGACGCACGCCTCGCGCTCGGGCAGGTGCCCGCCGACCGGCTCGTGCACACCATCACCGCCGGCACGCTCGGCGAGTACCGCTCGCTCGCGTTCGAGACCGTGCCCGGGGTGCGCGTCGCGCTCGCGCTGCCGCTCGCCGACGTCGCCGCCCAGACCCGCCAGCTCGCGCTCACCGTCGCAGGCGTCGCCGCCGGAGGCATCCTCATCGCCCTCGGCGCCGGCTCGCTGCTCGCCCGACGCGCCCTCGAACCGCTCGAACGGGTCACCGCGACCGCACAGGCCGTGTCGGAGCTCCCGCTCGACCGCGGCGACGTCGACCTCGACGAACGCGTGCCCGTCGACGACCCGCGCACCGAAGTCGGGCAGCTCGGCACCGCGTTCAACCGCATGCTCGGCCACGTGGCATCCGCCCTGTCGGCGCGCGAGCAGTCCGAGCGCAAGGTTCGCCGCTTCGTCGCCGACGCCTCGCACGAGCTCCGCACGCCGCTCGCGTCGATCCGCGGCTACGCCGAGCTCACGCGACTCCATGGCGGCAAGCTGCCCGCCGACGTCGTCCACGCGATCTCGCGCATCGAGTCGGAGTCGGTGCGCATGACCGAGCTCGTCGAAGACCTCCTCCTCCTCGCCCGCCTCGACGAAGGGCGCGAGATCGTCCACGCGCCCGTCGACCTCGGCGCGCTCGCCGCGGACGCCGTCGCCGATGCCCAGGCCGCAGGCCCCGATCACGACTGGTCGGTCGTGCTGCCCGCCGACCCCGTGATCGTCGACGGCGACGAGCCGCGCCTGCGGCAGGTGCTCGCGAACCTCCTCGCGAACGCGCGCGTGCACACGCCCGAGGGCACGCGAGTCGTCCTCGGCCTCACGGTCGAAACCGGCTCGACCGGTGACGTCGCCCGCCTCACCGTGAGCGACGACGGCCCCGGCATCGACCCGGCGGTCCGCGACCGGCTCTTCGAGCGCTTCGCGCGCGGGGATGCCTCGCGCTCGCGCCGAGCGGGGAGCACGGGCCTCGGCCTCGCGATCGTGCGCGCCGTCGTCGAAGCCCACGACGGCACGGTCGACATCGAGAGCGAACCGGGCGAGACGGTCTTCACCGTGACGCTGCGGCTCGCGTAG
- a CDS encoding NADP-dependent oxidoreductase — MPDPTPGSTPDLMRALVIDRLGGPDELHVASVPRPVRILDEVLVRVIAAGVNPVDAKTRAGRGTSAAIPSFPTILGYDFAGVVEQTPYAAHPLQPGDRVYGMGRTPRVGGTYAEYAAVTSMSVAKMPASLDFAHAAAVPLAALTAWGAVVETARVHDGQRVLVHAGAGGVGQFAVQFAAYFGAVVTATGSAANAELLRSLGARHVVDYRAERFEEVAGGQDVVIDLIGNVADDTGTRSLAALRPGGLVVSVPTGAWPTMREDAAASGMRATGYVVSADARTLAVITRLIDDGAVRVHVDREFALEDGAEAHRVLEAGHVRGKLVLRVADDPA, encoded by the coding sequence ATGCCCGACCCCACGCCCGGCTCCACGCCCGACCTCATGCGCGCCCTCGTGATCGACCGGCTCGGCGGTCCCGACGAACTGCACGTCGCGTCGGTGCCGAGACCCGTCCGCATCCTCGACGAGGTGCTCGTGCGCGTGATCGCGGCGGGCGTGAACCCCGTCGACGCGAAGACGCGCGCGGGCCGGGGAACGTCGGCGGCGATCCCCTCGTTCCCGACGATCCTCGGCTACGACTTCGCGGGCGTCGTCGAGCAGACGCCGTACGCGGCGCATCCGCTGCAGCCCGGCGACCGCGTGTACGGCATGGGGCGAACGCCGCGAGTGGGCGGCACGTACGCCGAGTACGCGGCCGTGACGTCGATGAGCGTCGCGAAGATGCCCGCGTCGCTCGACTTCGCGCACGCGGCGGCGGTGCCGCTCGCGGCGCTCACGGCGTGGGGCGCGGTCGTCGAGACGGCGCGCGTGCACGACGGCCAGCGCGTGCTCGTGCACGCCGGCGCGGGCGGTGTCGGCCAGTTCGCCGTGCAGTTCGCGGCGTACTTCGGCGCGGTCGTGACGGCGACGGGCTCGGCCGCGAACGCCGAGCTGCTGCGGTCGCTCGGTGCCCGGCACGTCGTCGACTACCGCGCCGAGCGGTTCGAAGAGGTCGCGGGCGGGCAGGACGTCGTCATCGACCTCATCGGCAATGTCGCGGATGACACGGGCACGCGTTCGCTCGCGGCCCTCCGCCCGGGCGGGCTCGTCGTGTCGGTGCCGACGGGCGCATGGCCGACGATGCGCGAGGATGCTGCGGCGTCCGGCATGCGTGCGACGGGGTACGTCGTGTCGGCCGACGCCCGCACGCTCGCCGTGATCACGCGGCTCATCGACGACGGCGCCGTGCGCGTGCACGTCGACCGCGAGTTCGCGCTCGAAGACGGCGCCGAGGCGCACCGCGTGCTCGAGGCGGGGCACGTGCGCGGCAAGCTCGTGCTGCGCGTCGCCGACGACCCGGCGTAG
- a CDS encoding MarR family winged helix-turn-helix transcriptional regulator, with product MTESAPAAVAAPTTVDEGIAAVEEQFSIVFNRARALWSESAKQIHPELQPAGYKLLGMIVRAGRANAHVLADQLMMDKSAVSRQVRLLEDAGLVESLADEHDRRVRVLVPTAVAIERINAVRDRNQERLRGALRDRSVAELASFAEILRAIGTA from the coding sequence GTGACCGAGTCCGCCCCTGCAGCCGTCGCCGCGCCGACGACCGTCGACGAAGGCATCGCCGCCGTCGAGGAGCAGTTCAGCATCGTCTTCAACCGCGCGCGTGCGCTGTGGTCGGAGTCGGCGAAGCAGATCCACCCCGAGCTGCAGCCCGCGGGCTACAAGCTGCTCGGCATGATCGTGCGGGCGGGCCGGGCGAACGCACACGTGCTCGCCGACCAGCTCATGATGGACAAGAGCGCGGTGAGCCGACAGGTGCGCCTGCTCGAAGACGCGGGGCTCGTCGAGAGCCTGGCCGACGAGCACGACCGGCGAGTGCGGGTGCTCGTGCCGACGGCGGTCGCGATCGAGCGCATCAACGCGGTGCGCGACCGCAACCAGGAGCGGCTCCGCGGGGCGCTCCGCGACCGCTCGGTCGCCGAGCTCGCGAGCTTCGCCGAGATCCTGCGGGCGATCGGCACCGCGTGA
- a CDS encoding MDR family MFS transporter, producing the protein MSGLIVGMFVAVLSGTVVSTSMPVIIHDLGGTQSQYTWVITGSLLATAVSTPIWGKLADLVDRKVLIQLSLTLFTVGSVIAGFSTDTNMLIVTRVIQGIGTGGLMSLVMIAVALIISPRERGKYMGVVGGIMALGTIGGPLLGGFMTDHWGWQSNFFVGVPFAIVALILLQFTLHLPKPDSARKVSIDYFGIVLMAVGVSLLLIWVSMGGSQFEWDSTTSYLLVGVAAVALVAFVVTEFFVKEPIIPMTLFKNRTFTLAVIASIAVGVSMFATSVFLAQYFQLARGATPTESGLMTIPMIVGQMGASIIIGQLVSRFGKWKVWMLTGAVLIIAGVSLMTQLRYDTPFGLVSVYMIVLGAGLGMVMQNLTLVVQNDSPAAQLGAASSNVNFFRTIAGTIGVTIMGSLLATQVGDYMKGGLANFQPGSPAELEALQALGSGNVPQPSALPHAIRVVVEGAYGHGIADVFWIAVPLAVIGLIAIIFLPNKSLSTKTAAETLAAEAEESVIEYAEAELGVTTSTSSVAVIEGDRPDASTGRRGDAVPSSEQGR; encoded by the coding sequence ATGTCCGGCCTCATCGTCGGCATGTTCGTCGCCGTGCTCTCAGGCACGGTCGTCTCCACCTCGATGCCCGTGATCATCCACGACCTCGGGGGCACCCAGTCCCAGTACACGTGGGTCATCACGGGCAGCCTGCTCGCGACGGCCGTCTCCACGCCCATCTGGGGCAAGCTCGCCGACCTCGTCGACCGCAAGGTCCTCATCCAGCTCTCGCTCACGCTCTTCACCGTGGGCAGCGTCATCGCCGGCTTCTCGACCGACACGAACATGCTCATCGTGACCCGCGTCATCCAGGGCATCGGCACGGGCGGCCTCATGTCGCTCGTCATGATCGCGGTCGCGCTCATCATCTCGCCGCGCGAACGCGGCAAGTACATGGGCGTCGTCGGCGGCATCATGGCCCTCGGCACGATCGGCGGCCCGCTGCTCGGCGGCTTCATGACCGACCACTGGGGTTGGCAGTCCAACTTCTTCGTCGGCGTGCCGTTCGCGATCGTCGCGCTCATCCTCCTGCAGTTCACGCTGCACCTGCCCAAGCCCGACAGCGCCCGCAAGGTGTCGATCGACTACTTCGGCATCGTGCTCATGGCGGTCGGCGTCTCGCTCCTCCTCATCTGGGTCTCGATGGGCGGCTCGCAGTTCGAGTGGGACTCCACGACGAGCTACCTGCTCGTCGGCGTCGCCGCGGTCGCGCTCGTCGCGTTCGTCGTCACCGAGTTCTTCGTGAAAGAGCCCATCATCCCGATGACGCTCTTCAAGAACCGCACCTTCACCCTCGCGGTCATCGCCTCGATCGCCGTGGGCGTCTCGATGTTCGCGACGTCGGTGTTCCTCGCCCAGTACTTCCAGCTCGCGCGCGGCGCCACGCCGACCGAGTCGGGCCTCATGACGATCCCCATGATCGTCGGCCAGATGGGCGCGTCGATCATCATCGGCCAGCTCGTGAGCCGCTTCGGCAAGTGGAAGGTCTGGATGCTCACGGGCGCGGTGCTCATCATCGCGGGCGTCTCCCTCATGACGCAGCTGCGCTACGACACCCCGTTCGGCCTCGTCTCGGTCTACATGATCGTGCTCGGCGCGGGCCTCGGCATGGTCATGCAGAACCTGACGCTCGTCGTGCAGAACGACTCGCCCGCCGCGCAGCTCGGCGCCGCGTCCTCGAACGTCAACTTCTTCCGCACCATCGCCGGCACGATCGGCGTGACGATCATGGGTTCGCTGCTCGCGACGCAGGTCGGCGACTACATGAAGGGCGGCCTCGCGAACTTCCAGCCGGGCTCGCCCGCCGAGCTCGAGGCGCTGCAGGCGCTCGGCAGCGGCAACGTCCCGCAGCCGTCGGCGCTCCCGCACGCGATCCGCGTGGTCGTCGAGGGCGCGTACGGGCACGGCATCGCCGACGTGTTCTGGATCGCCGTCCCGCTCGCGGTGATCGGCCTCATCGCGATCATCTTCCTGCCCAACAAGAGCCTCTCCACGAAGACCGCGGCCGAGACGCTCGCCGCGGAGGCCGAGGAGTCGGTCATCGAGTACGCCGAGGCCGAGCTCGGGGTCACGACGTCCACGTCGTCGGTCGCCGTCATCGAGGGCGACCGGCCGGATGCCTCGACGGGCCGCCGCGGCGACGCCGTACCCTCCTCGGAGCAGGGCCGCTAA